In Ornithorhynchus anatinus isolate Pmale09 chromosome 17, mOrnAna1.pri.v4, whole genome shotgun sequence, the following proteins share a genomic window:
- the EVI2B gene encoding protein EVI2B: protein MSIKYFIVIFFCGNVGHSFQTASMSTLPTIFVSTITGTSGDRENATEKSSSQPTQPARVPSNQPTQPAEVLSNKPTQLAGVSSNKPTQLAGVSSNKPTQLAGASSNKPTQLAGASSNKPTQLAGASSNKPTQLAGVSSNKPTQLAGVSSNNPTQLAGVSSNKPTQPAGVPSNQSTQPVEVPSNQSTQPAEVPSNQSTQLNGSLSSQSTQPTWVPSGQPTQPSRVPPIQPTQPVKDASSQPTHPAEAPSSRPTQPAEAPSSRTTQPAPSSQTTQLSTAPSRQPTQRPTSISSTSPRDRFPPFLSEANSKVGSQTESRYSNANSAAALLIGIILTAMMLLIIVIVLWKCWKKPKRNDQNWAGRSPFADGDTPDIYMDNIRENEEITKRTSIISLPWKLSKNTLLADDLDIKLFESRENTESSNYLTEDEMHDPTDPTSDSTDDLEVGSPACPLNDPDLPPPPPPLVDLETLNQECEPPTLLLQSDTFDLPLPPGDSNQVQRANSDDQESFPPPPLASLSLPPAPECFKVQQDHTSEEVKSLSPELETQSYHFPTPPDLVHHDLDKILPPPPDELL from the coding sequence TGTTTCAACGATAACGGGGACCTCAGGTGACAGGGAAAATGCCACAGAAAAATCATCCAGCCAGCCAACCCAACCGGCCAGAGTCCCTTCCAACCAGCCAACCCAACCTGCCGAAGTCCTTTCCAACAAGCCAACCCAACTGGCCGGGGTCTCTTCCAACAAGCCAACCCAACTGGCCGGGGTCTCTTCCAACAAGCCAACCCAACTGGCCGGGGCCTCTTCCAACAAGCCAACCCAACTGGCCGGGGCCTCTTCCAACAAGCCAACCCAACTGGCCGGGGCCTCTTCCAACAAGCCAACCCAACTGGCCGGGGTCTCTTCCAACAAGCCAACCCAACTGGCCGGGGTCTCTTCCAACAATCCAACCCAACTGGCCGGGGTCTCTTCCAACAAGCCAACCCAACCGGCCGGGGTCCCTTCCAATCAGTCAACCCAACCGGTCGAAGTCCCTTCCAACCAGTCAACCCAACCGGCCGAAGTCCCCTCCAACCAGTCAACCCAACTGAACGGATCCCTTTCCAGCCAGTCGACCCAACCGACTTGGGTCCCTTCCGGCCAGCCGACCCAACCGAGCAGGGTGCCTCCTATCCAGCCAACTCAACCGGTCAAGGACGCTTCCAGCCAGCCGACACATCCGGCCGAGGCCCCTTCCAGCCGGCCGACCCAACCGGCCGAGGCCCCTTCCAGCCGGACAACGCAACCCGCCCCTTCCAGTCAGACAACCCAACTGTCCACGGCCCCTTCCCGCCAGCCAACGCAACGCCCTACTTCGATTTCCTCTACGTCGCCAAGGGATAGGTTTCCCCCGTTTCTTTCGGAAGCTAACAGTAAAGTGGGTTCTCAAACTGAGTCCCGGTACTCTAATGCAAATTCAGCAGCTGCGCTGTTAATTGGGATCATTTTGACTGCTATGATGCTacttataatagtaattgttctATGGAAATGCTGGAAAAAACCAAAACGAAATGACCAGAACTGGGCTGGTCGTTCTCCATTTGCAGATGGTGACACCCCTGACATCTATATGGATAATATTagagaaaatgaggaaatcaCAAAACGCACCTCCATTATTTCATTACCTTGGAAGCTGAGCAAAAACACTCTACTAGCAGATGACTTAGATATTAAGTTGTTTGAATCAAGAGAAAACACGGAATCATCAAATTACCTGACTGAAGATGAAATGCACGACCCAACAGACCCTACGTCGGACAGCACTGATGACTTAGAAGTTGGCAGTCCAGCTTGTCCGCTGAATGATCCAGAtctaccaccaccccctccacctcttgtTGATTTGGAAACACTGAACCAGGAATGCGAGCCACCCACTTTACTCCTTCAGTCTGACACCTTTGATCTGCCACTGCCCCCGGGGGATTCCAACCAGGTCCAGAGGGCCAACTCTGACGACCAAGAGtcatttcctccacctcctcttgcctccctcaGTTTGCCACCTGCCCCGGAATGTTTCAAAGTCCAGCAAGACCACACCTCTGAGGAGGTCAAGTCACTTTCCCCTGAACTAGAGACTCAATCTTATCACTTTCCTACTCCTCCAGATCTGGTTCATCACGACCTAGACAAAATACTGCCTCCGCCCCCTGATGAACTGCTATAA